CGGCGGAAACCGTAGCCCCTTCCCTGCCCCTGGAACAATGGCAGTGGTACGATAGCGGAGACCGCATCAGCCAGGCGCTGGTGGAAGCGGGCTACGGGCTTCGGCTTCTGCACTGCGACGAGCAGGGACGCCTGGTCCGCCTGCAAAGCATCACCCTGGTCCGGCGGACGGCGGGCTTCATCGGAGCCGAGCCACTGGCCGCGATGGCCGGGCGCAGCCGCTATTTCTGGCGCGGGTATTCCAGCAATCTGCACCTCAAGGCCCTTCACGACCGGCACTTCGCGGATGGCCCCCGCTACCACTTCCCCTACTCCGCCCGAGCCTTGCAGAAGCAGAAGGAAGTGGGGCCGCGCCCCGAGGTGAAGTGGCGAAGCGAGTTCGACCACGATATCCGGCGGGGCATGCATCGGGTGCGGGGTTTTCTGGGAGACTTGCCGTGAGTCCGCAGGCCGTCGTCAACGAGAACGAATGGCGCGTGCTGGCCCTGCGCCGATCTGGACACCACGCCGTCATTCACTGGATCATCCGCCAGTGCCAGGGACCTGGACTCTTCCTCAACGACTGCCGCCTGACCAGCGACCGGCGGTTGCTGGGCAACCGCTTCTCGCGCTACTTCAACATGGACCCGCGGCAAGCCGAACGCGATCTGGCGGGTCTCGAGCTGGCCCCCAAGCAGCTCTACATCTACAACCTGGAAGACCTTTCCGGTGAGGACTTCCAAAAGCTCACCGAGGCGGCTCGTCCCCGAGGAGGCAGCCGACGCCTGATGGACATCGCGGTGGTGCGCGATCCCTTTAATTGGGCGGCCAGCCGCCAGCAGGCCGAACCTCAGCTCGATCTGGCCGGCGAAGGGCTGATCGAGCGCTGGAAAAACCATCTTCGGCTGGCCCGCCGGAGGCAGGACGAAGATGACTTTCTCGTCATCTACTTCAGCCGCTGGGTGTGCGAGCGCGACTACCGCCGGCAGATCTGCAGGCGGCTGGACATTCCCTTTACCGACAGCGGCTTCCAGGAGGTAGAACTGCCCGGCATCAGCAGCTTCGACGCTTCTCAAGTGGCCCTGGACAACCAGATCGTGCTGCAACGCTGGAAGAAGAGGGTTTGGGACGAGCGTTACCGCCAATGGATGGCCGACGAAGAGCTGCTGGAACTGGCCTCCGAAGCAGGAGCCCGGGACACCCTGCGCCTCTTTCGCGCCGCCGCCCGTCCCGCCATCAGCGTGGTGCTACCCACCTACAACCGGGCCGACTTGATCGGCGAAACCATCGAATCGGTGCGCTGCCAGTCGCGCGGCGATTGGGAACTGCTGGTGGTCGACGACGGGTCAGAGGACGAGACGGGCCAGGTGGTCCGAAGTTTTCCCGATCCGCGCATCCGCTATTTTCCCCAGCAAGCCACCCGCTCCATTTCGGCACCCCGCAACCGCGGATTGAGGCGAGCGCGGGGACGCTTGATCGCCATGCTCGACTCCGACGACCTGTGGGAAGCCGACAAGTTGGAGGTGCAAAGCGAGGCCCTGGGCCGACATGCCTCGGCGGGCTGGTCGTGGACCGGCTATATGACCTTCGACAGCCGGGGACCACTGCGGCACAACCATTACCCCATCCTGGAAAGCACCCACCAGCCCGACCTGTTTGTAGGCGACGTCTTGCAACTGCTGCTGGAGACGCGCTTTGTCATCTACACTTCGACGCTGCTTATTTCGGCAGATCTGCTCCGGCGCACGGGACCTCTCAACGAAGAGCTCACCTGGGGCGATCACGATTTCATCGTACGCCTGGGAGAGCACTCGCCGGCGCTGGTGATCAAGCGGCAGTTGGCCCGCATCCGCAAACATGAGGGCAACACCGCCGGCGACTCTCCGGTAGGCTTCCAGGAGGCTATCTACAGCCTGCGGCGGGCCCGTCGGCGGGGCAAGGTGGCGGGAGTCCGCTATCGCACGGCCATGGCGCGGCTGCGCCTCAACTTCGGCGCCTCTTTGATGGGCCGAGGCCATCGCTGGAGGGGCTGCAGGCAAATCTTGGCAGCATTTGGCCTGCAACCCCGCTGGTCGACGCTGAGCATGCTTTGGCGCGGCCGGCGCAGATGAACGGTCTGTTTCGGAAGGAGTCCTATGGGGAGGCGGCCCGGTCCAGGGCCAGGTAGAACATCTCTTCCATCTCCGCGGCGGCTCTTTCCCAGGTGAAAGGCGCCGCGAAGAGCCGTCCGCTCTGCGACATGTGACGCCGCCGCTTCTCGTCCCCGAGCAGGCGCGCCAACTCCCGGGCCCAAATGGCCGGCTGGTCCAGAGGCAGCTTGAGGCTCTCGGGCGCGCAGCCGTTTCGGACTCCCGGAATATCGGAGGTGGCCAAGGGCAGTCCCAGTGCCGCCGCTTCCAACAGCGTGATGGGGAAGTGCCCGTGACGCAGGGGCATGACCAGCACATCGGCTCCCTTCATGTGCTCCCACACCTCTTCCTGCTCCAGGGTCCCGGTAAAGGAGATCCTGTCGAGAAGGCCTTTGCGCTTGGCCGCCCGCCGGGTGGCTTCGGATTGAACCCCCCGTCCCACATAGCTCAGTTGCAAGTCGGGGAGGTCGCGCGATAACAACGAAAAGATCTCCAGAACATCGAGAGGGCCGTTGTTGTGCTCGAGCCGGCCCACAAAGAGAAGCCGGCGCGCTCGCGGGCGCACCTGGTAGGACTCATCGTCCAGCAGTCGCTGGGGAATGCCGGGTTGGAAGACGCCGTCGAAGCCGCTCTGGCCGGAGGGATGCCCGGGATCGAGCACGCGCGGATTGGCGACCCGCACCTGGGAAGCATCCTGATCCGCCAGACGCCTGGAGCCTCCGGTGAAATAGGAGACATGCGCCTTGCCCAAACGCCGGCGGCGACGCGACATCCACAGCGTATCGCGGACGTGCAGGGTGAAGGTGACGTCGGCTTCCCGAGTCCGCCGCCGCAAGCGCGGGGAAAGCTGTGCCAGCCCTTGAAAGATACGCCGTTGCCAACTGAAGGCCCGGAACTCGGTCAAGCCGCCCAGCACCCTCCAGACCCGCCAATCGGCCGGAGGAACCGGAATGCGGATCACCTCCAGTCCCGACTCCGCCAGCGGACGCGGCAAGCGCCGCCTCGGCCAGCGTCCGCCCGCCAGCCACACCTGGTGGCCTCTCCGGCTGAGCTGCAAAGCCAGTTGGACGGCGCGCGTTTCCGTCCCGCCCGGCAGCAATCCCAAAGAGCTGACGACGATGCCCACGCGCAGTGGCGGACGCACCCTTTTCCCTGCCTCCGGGTCCTTGATATTCTTGGCCTGCTGCATGTTCAGGCAATGCTACATCACCCACTGCGACGCCGCCTTCCTGCCCCTTGCCCGGGTTTTAGCGGAAGGACTGGAGGCTTTCTCTTCACGGCCTCTGATCCTCTACGCCGTCAACACCGAGGTCGACTTCGCCTACCCCAATCTGACCGTGCGCCGCCTCGATTCGCCTCCCGGCAATCACATCACCTATCTCAAGTTCCGGGCCATGCTTGACACTCCGACCGAGCATGGAGTCTATCTCGACGCCGATCACGTCCCCACTCCCTCGGTGGACGAGATCTTCCAGCTCAGCCGGCCCGCCGATGAAGACTACCCCCTCTTGCCCAGACATCCCAGCGACTTAAAGGCCAACCTGGTAGCCGACTTGATGGAGAATCTCCAGGTGGACGAGAAAAACCTGCCCTACCTTCACTCCTGCTGCATGTCCTGGACCCCGCGCTGCCGATCTTTCCTGCGCCGCTGCTGGAGCCTCTCGCGCCGCTTCGACGCCAGCGGACGCCATCCCTTCGTGTGGGACGAGAGTCTGGTCAATGTCCTTCTCTGGAAGCGACGGGCCGAGCGCTATCTTCCCTGCCTCAACATCGACAAGAAGCACTTCCCGGACTGGGTCTCCGGGACCCTGCACGAGAACCGGGAATTCAGGCGCCGCTATGCCGCTCATCCCTTCCGCCTGACCACTTTTCACGGCTGCAAGAGCGAAGCCGGCGCGCGCAGAATGCTCGACGCCGCGCGCTCGAAACGGCAGGAACCAAGGAGTCAGGCCCGACCCTAGCCCGCAACGCGGGCTGGAAAAAGATCATCGCCGCCCGAGCCGGCGTCGGGCAGCACGATGACCACTAAGGTTCAACTCGGCCCGGATGCGGGTCGGAGAGGTGGACCCGCTGTGCCGAAGCAGATGATCTTCTGAGCGAAGTCAGCAGCCATCCAACCGCCGAGGCCGCCAAAGAACGGCCCTACAGCGTCCGAAGGCTCGGAAAGTTGAGGGAATGCCTCCGAAACGCCCATGACCTTGGGCCGGCACTCGGAAGCAGGCGGCGAGCGCAAGACGCCGCTCGGATAGAGCAGCGCCCGTTCCGACGGATGCACCGAACACGATGCTCCGTCCCAGACCGGATGGAACAGATTCAACTCAACCCAACACTCGACACAAGCCGGTCTTCAAGACCCGCACGCACAGCCCGACCCTGATGAGCCGAGCCTGTCGGTGGCCTATCAAGCTCCTAAATGGTGCGACCCAACCGTCCCGCAACTCCCGCTGCGGGCCGGCTTCTTCATGGCGGCCTGCCGACAGCGGCAGGTCGCTGCTCCGTTCCTCGACTTAGAGTCGGGGAACGTCTTCTAATCCTTCATTATCGGAATCAAGCGTTACAAGAAAGTTACAGAACTCTTGAAACCGACGGATCCACTCCAAGTCGTCAACGGGCCCTGTTTTTCAGCGACAACCTTGTTCTGCTTGACAAATTCAGGTAAATTCCCTAGCTGAGGAAAGAAAAATATCGGAAGGCAGTCAGAACCTGGGTCGCCCTGCCTCCATCTACCTGGAAAGCGGACTAGGCGTCGCAAGGCAGAGTCGTTGCTTTCTCAGGGCCCGCAGGTAAACGCAAGAAACACTTTCGAATCTTGGCCGGAGTTCAGGGTGAGTTGTCGACTCCGGGGGAGTCACCCGTCCCTTCAAGCTCACGGCCTTTCGGGAAAGGACTGGCTTATGCCTGGTCTCGCCGTCTATCTTCTGGGGCCGCCGCGCCTGCAGCTGGAAGGAGAGCCATGCGAGCTGAGCCGGCGTAAGAGCCTGGCCTTGATCGCCTATCTGGCTGTCCAGGGCGAAGGCGTGCGCCGCGATGCCCTTTCCTCTTTTCTCTGGCCCGAATATGATTCTCGACGCTCCCGGGCCAATCTGCGCCAGAACCTGGCTTCCCTGCTTCGACGCGGCTTGGGGCCTTATTTACGCAGCACCCGCAGCCTTGTGGAATTGAAGAGAGGATCGCAGGTCTGGATCGACGTCGGTGAGTTCAGACAATGTCTCAAGAGAAAAACTGCAAATAGCTATGACTTCGACTCTCTAGGCCAGATGGTCTCTCTTTTCCGGGGCGACTTCATGGAGGGCTTCTCCCTGCCCGACAGCCCTGAATTCGACGACTGGCAGTCCTATCAATCGGAGTCCCTGCGCTCCCTCTACCAAAGCGCCGTGGAGAAGCTGGTTGAGGGACGCATCGCCCAGGGACGCTTGCAGGAGGCCATGAGCGCGGCGCAAAGCTGGCTGCGCCTTGATCCGCTCTGCGAATCCGCTCACCGGGACATCATGAAACTGCATGCCTGGATGGGACGCCGCGCCGATGCCCTGCGCCAATATCGCCACTGCGTGCAGCGGCTGGACCGGGAACTCGACGTGAAACCCGAAGTGGAGACTTCGGCTCTCTACCAATCCATAGTGGATGGCGAAATCAACCCGCGAAACGCCCCCCGGCAGGTCGAAGAGCAGCACCTGCCTGAATAGACGACTTAGAGAATCCCGTAGGCCAGCAAGGTATCGCCTACCTTGCGGAAAGCGGCCACGTTGGCCCCCTTGGGATAGTTGACGTAGCCGTCCTCGCCCAGGCCGTACTTCACGCACTTCTCGTGAATGTCGTGCATGATCTCCTGCAGGCGGCGGTCGACCTGCTCGCGTGTCCAGGTCTGGCGAATCGAGTTCTGGGTCATCTCCAAACCGGAGATGGCCACCCCGCCGGCGTTGGCCGCCTTGGAGGGTCCATAGAGCAGGCGCCCTTCCAGGAAAACCTCGACGGCATCGGCGTTGGAAGGCATATTGGCCCCCTCGCCTACCGCAATACAGCCGTTCTCCACCAAGGCGAGGGCATCCTGCTTCAAGATCTCGTTCTGAGTCGCCGAGGGAAAAGCCACGTCGCAAGGGATCTTGACCCAGGGCTTCTCGCCGGGAAAGTAGTCCACTCCGAACTCCTCGGCGTACTCCCGTATGCGTCCGCGCCGCTCGTTCTTGAGCTCCTTGACCCAATCGAGCTTTTCACGGGTGAGTCCCTCCGCGTCGTGGATGAATCCGTCCGAGTCGGACAGGGTCACAGCCCGAGCCCCCAGATCGATGAGCTTCTCGGCCGTATACTGGGCAACATTGCCCGAGCCCGATATCAGACAGGTCTTGCCGGCCAGCGAATCGTCATTGCGCTTGAGCATGTTCTGGACGAAATAGACGCAGCCATAGCCGGTGGCCTCGGTGCGCACCGGACTGCCCCCGAAATCCAGGCCTTTTCCGGTGATGGTGCCCGTCCACTCATTGGTCAGGCGCTTGTACTGTCCGAAAAGGTAGCTGACCTCGCGGGCTCCCACGCCGATGTCGCCGGCCGGAACGTCGGCATCCTTGCCGATGTGGCGATAGAGTTCCGACATGAAGGCGTGGCAAAAGCGCATCACCTCGCGGTCGGAGCGGCCCCTGGGGTTGAAGTCGGATCCGCCCTTGGCCCCTCCCATGGGCAGAGTGGTGAGAGCGTTCTTGAAGACCTGTTCGAAGCCCAGGAACTTGAGGATGCTCAGATTGACCGAGGGATGAAAGCGCAGTCCGCCCTTGTAGGGTCCGATGGCGTTGTTGAACTGGACCCGGTACCCACGGTTGATTCTCACGTTCCCCTCATCGTCCTCCCAGCAGACGCGAAAGATGATGATGCGGTCGGGCTCGGTGAGCCTCTCCAAAACGCGGCCCTTTTCGTACTTGGGACGCTTTTCAATGAAGTCGGCCAGGGTGGCGGCCACCTCCTCTACGGCTTGATGAAACTCGGTCTCTCCGGGATTACGCTCTCGCACTCGCTTGAGAAAGCTGTCCAGATCCATTTTTCTTTCAGGCCTCCGGTCTGTGTGAGCAGGGTGTTGGACTATCCCGCAAAGGTATTCTCTCCCCCTGACACCCGGATTGCAAGACCCACCGCCACCTTCTCCAGGCCGCGAGAGACGTTGACAGCGGCGGGCGCAATGCGGTAATTTCTAAAATGACAGAAAATGAGGAAATAAGATGCCCAAGCTGACCAAGACCGCCGAACAGTTCATCCTCCACTGGGGAGAGATGGGGACGCGCTGGGGGATCAATCGAACCGTTGCCCAGATCCATGCGCTGCTCTACTTGTCTCCTCAGCCCCTCAATGCCGAGGACATCTCCAAGACGCTTTCGGTGGCCCGCTCCAACGTCTCCACCAGCCTGCGCGAACTGCAGAGTTGGGGACTGGTGAAGATCGTCCACATCTTGGGCGACCGACGCGACCATTTCGAGTCCATGAAAGACGTCTGGGAGATGTTTCAGCTCATCCTCTCCGAGCGCAAGCGGCGCGAGATCGATCCCACTCTCGCCATGCTCAGGCAATGCATGGAGCAAGCCGAGCAGGACGAGGACGGCAGCGACCGCTTTACCCAGGAACGCCTCCAGCACATGCTCGACTTCTTCGAGACCATGACCTCCCTTTACAAAGAGTTCTCCAGCCTCTCGCCCAGCACCTTGCGCGGCTTGGCTAAGCTCAAAGGGCGGATGGAAAAGCTGCTGGTCACCGTTCGCCCCTCCTCGTGAGGCGATCGGCCTTGATGAGATCGTGAGTCAGGACCCACATCAAGCAGACGTCGGTCGGGGCGGAACGCCGAGAGGCATGCTCATCTCAGGAAGGGCCATTGGTCGCTTTCGATGGCGGCGCGCAGCAGACGCAGCAGGCGGTTGGTGTCGAATACCGAGAGTTCGTCAGAGGGGTCTTCCATTTCCAGGCAAGATTCCTCGCGGGCAAAGAGCCTTCCCTGGCCTTCTTGCTTGAGGAGATCGATGAGACTGCCCGGACCGTCCCCTGGAGGGCGCCTGCTGTGCTTGTTCTTTTCCATCGTGCGTCCTTTGCCGCTTCCTCATCTCATATCGACCGAAGAGGCGGAATCTTGAGCGCCGGACGCCGTTTGGCTCAGGGCCTCGGCCCACAGCCGCAGGGCTTCTTGCAGCCCCTCGGGAAGGCGTGTCGAGGACGGAATCGAGCGTGAAGAATTTTTCGAACTACGCAAAGGGCCTTTCGTAGAAGAGGCGTATCGTTCGTTATTTTCCAATTTCAAGTCGGGGGAGGAGATGAGTCGATGTTGGCACGAGCCGTGCTGGCTGCAATCCTTTTGTGTCTGCCTTCCCAGGCGGCGGACTGGCCCCAGTTCCGCGGATCAGATCAAGACGGACGTGTCGATGACCCGGCTCTGCGGGACGTGGAGGGGCTGGCTTTCGAGACCCGCTGGACCCGCCAGGTGGGCTCAGGCTACTCGGGACTGGTTATCGCCGAAGGACGGGTCTACACCATGGGCTCGCAGCCCCAAGGCGACTACGTCCTGGCTTTCGACGCCGAAAGCGGAGAAGAGGTCTGGCGGGCACGGATTTCCCCGGTCTACCGCGGTCATGACGGATCTGACGACGGTCCCATCTCGACACCGGCCTTCAGCCAGGGACGGCTTTACGCCCTCAGCGCCCATGGACACCTGGCGGCCTTCGACGCCGCAGACGGAAGCGTCCTCTGGCGGCGCCACCTGGTTGAGGATTTTCAGGGAGTCGCTCCTTACTACGGCTATTCCACCTCGCCGCTGGTGGAAGGCGACCTGCTCGTCATCCAGACCGGAGCCCCCCAGGGCATCCTGGCAGCACTGGACAAGAACAGCGGAGAACTGCGCTGGACCGCTCTCCCCGGCCAAGCCGAATACCAAACGCCTTTGCTGACCGAGTTGGCCGGGCGGCGCCAGTTGATCGCCTCCAGCGCCAAGGAAGTGGCTGGACTGGATCCTTCCAGCGGAGAGATCCTCTGGAAGCATACCTTTGAAGAAGCCTCCATCGACCCCCACATCGTTCCTGCCAAAGAAGCAGGCTTCCTGGTCACCCGTTCCAGCCAGGCCGTCTTCTTCAAACTGCGCCGGCAGGGAGAGGCCTGGCAGGCCGAAGAACAGTGGCGTACCCGCTCCTTCAAGAACACTCACAGCGTGCCCGTTTACTTTCAAGGGCATTTTTATGGCTACAACGGCCGCTTTCTTACATGTGTAAACGTGGACACGGGCCAAGATGCCTGGAAGTCCCGCCCCCCTGGAGGGCACAATCTGACTTTGGTCGGCAATACCTTCTTGGTCCTGGCCAGCGGAGAACTAGCCGCTTTTAAGGCCGATCCCGCTCAGTACCGCGAAATCGGCAGCCGGCAGATCTTCAACCGGCGCGACACCTGGACGGCGCCGGCCTTTGCCGGGGGACGGATCTATTTGCGCGACCTGGATGAAATTGCGGCTGTGGACCCGCGTCCACATGTGGAAACCGTGGTCCGGGTGGATCGTCCCGAGCCCGATCTCATGAGGGGTCCTTTCGGCCAATTTATCCGCCGCTTGGAGCAGGCCCCCGACTCGCGCAAAGAGGCCTTGATCGAGGAATTCATGGAGGGGCAGGAAGGCTTTCCCCTGGTGGAAGACCGGGTTGTCCACTTCGTCTTTCGCGGGCCCGCCGAGGACGTGGCCATCCGCGGCGACATGACGGGAGGCGTACAGGACGCGCCCTTCTTCCGGGTCGAGGGCACCGACTTCTACTTCCGCAGCTTCAGGGCCGAGTCCGACGCCGCGGCCTGGCAATACCATCTCCGGCATTTCGAAGAGGTCCTCACCGATCCGCTCAACCCCAAGGTCATCGAGACTCCTGACGGGCCCCGCTCTTTCGCTTCCCTTCCTCAGTGGAAGGAGCCCGAGCTTCCCGCCGCTCCCGGCCCGCAGCGACTGCGCCGACACGAAATAGAGAGCCGTCACATGGGGCGCAACATTGCCCTGCAGGTGTTGCTGCCGCCTTCTTTCCAGGTCGACGAAACCTATCCTTTAGCCCTCTTCCTCAGCGACCACGCGCGCAATTTCGGACACTTCGACCGCTGGCTTGAGAAGCGCACGGCCGAGGGCGCGGCACCGGTGGTGGCGGCCTTTCTGGAGATCAACCGTCCCTTTTTTCAGGTCTGGTTCCTGCGCCAGAGGGGGGACGGCGCCATCCGTATGTTGGGCGAAGAGGTGTTCCCTTTTCTCAAAGACCGCTATCCCCTTGCCGAGGGCGACGGTCACATGGTCATCGGACACGGAGAAGCCGGTCCAGGCGCCTTGCTGGCCGCTCTCCTCTTTCCCCAGCACTTCGGCCGGGCCGCCATGCAGTCGGCGGTGCTGAGCGATGACGAGATCCGCCAGGAGTTGATTCCGCGCCTTGAGGAGGACTCGGATCAGCGCATCTTCATCAGTTATTCCCTGCACGACCGGAGTTGGAGGCCTCTTATGGATTTCGACGTGGCCGGGAGCAGCCGGTTCCTGGCTGCCGAGTTGAGGACGCGGGGATACGAGGTGGAGGTCAGGCCCTCGGCGGGGGGCCATAACTGGCCCACCTGGCGTGCCCAGGGCGGACATCTGCTCGAGTTTCTGCACAGTCCTTAGGAACCGGGTTTGCCCGCAGCGTCCAGCCTGGAGCTGGGGTGCGTCCAGCGGATGGCCCGGTCGAGGAGACGGTTGGCAAGCCGCATGCAGCAGATTACGAAGAGGCCGGTCTCGATCCTCTCCCGCAGGGCTTCCACCCTTCCCGCTGGATGAGACTTGGGTTTGAGGGCCAGGGTGAGGGTATCGCCCGACTGGGGGGAACGGCTGGTCATGAACTTACCTCTTCTCTTTTGCATTCGGACTTCCTGCTCGCTTGTCGGCTCCTGCTGATGCCCTTCTCATCGGACCGCACCCGATGTCCGTTGTGACCACAATCACAAAGATTTTTCTCTGTGGCGGTACAGATTTGGCACACCACCGGCCACTTCCGGCCGCCGCGCGGGCTGAGGAAAAATCCCCAGGGCTGCTAAACCTTTGGAAAATGCTCACCGATTAGGGGAGAAGCGAAGCGTTAAATTCGCTCCGGAAGGAAGAGTGCGGTGAGCAGCGGATTCGAACTGACCCTGTTTGAGCGCTTCGAACTGAGCGCATCGCTTTTGCTCATTCACCAGAAGCGCTTGGGCATCCCTTCAGAAATCGTCTCCCAGCAATGCGGGGATCTGCATGGGGGACGTCTCAACTGGGCCTCCGAGGCCCAGATCTCCTACCGCCTCATTCGCGACCTGGCCAACCTCAGCTCCTGGATCGATACCATCTACGCCGATCAAGCGGGCGGCGGCCAGAAGGAGTCGAAGAGGGGCAAGCGGCGCCGTCGGGCCCAGCTTATCCTGACCCGAGTCCGGGAGTTCCGCAAAGCCCTGCGCCGGGCCGAGCGTTCGCTGCAGGCGTTGCTCAACGAAGACAAGGTCGACCGCCGCCGCTTTGACCGTCTGGGCCTGCGCCTGTGCAGGTCGGTCCGACGGCTGCGGCAGTCGCGCGGGTATCAACTGCTGCGCCGCCTTTCCCGCCGCGCCGCCGATCTCAAGAAAGTACGCGAAGCCGGCTGCAGATTGACCGACGATCAGGTTGTGCAGCAAAGGGTGGCTCACCTTATGATGTGCGTCCTCAAGCTGCTGCGCATGCTGCGCCACATCGAGACCTCGCTGCGGACCCAGCCCGACCGTCAGATCCTGCTGCTGCTGATGGTCTTCGCCTACTTCCGGGTGCGCAAGCTCTTCATCCACATGGAAGACCTGCGCCGCTCCCTGCTTTCCGAATCCGACCTGGAAGACTTCCTGGTCTTCAGCGCCGGCGCTCTGCGGGTGGAAGCCAACCGCTCGCTCAAGCAAGAATTGCGGCGTCTCGACCAGGAAAGCGACCCTGACCGTTTCGACGACCGCCTGGAGCGCTCGCTGAGCATGCTCCAGAACGGATTCGAGCAGGTTTTCCGCCAGCTTTTCAGAAGCGCCGGGCAAGGCTACGTGACGCGCGAGATGCTCGACTCGCACCAGCAATCGCGGCTCAAGGAAAGCCTTCACTTGGTGGAGGACCTGGAAAACCTGCATCGTCAAGCCGTGAGTATGGAGAAGCATCCCGATGACGAGCATCGCCGCACCTTCCAGGAGCGTCTTGAGGTCTTCCGCCGCCGATCGCTCTTTTCACTCTACCGGCGAGACCGGCAAACCGTGGAGGAGTTCGAAAATGAGCTGGCTGAATGCCCTGATGAAGACATCCGCTTCGTGGCCCATCGTCTTTCCATCTATCTCTCCGCTCTGCTGGCCCAGGTGAACAACCGCAATGTCCTCTCCTACGCCGCTCAGCCCCGGGCGGAATGCGAAACAGGGTCCTGACCGGCTTCAACTCGATCGTCTTTCTTGACTCAATAACCCCAAAATCGTTAGAAATGATCAAGAACTTACTTGCTTCTTTTTCAGCC
This genomic interval from Acidobacteriota bacterium contains the following:
- a CDS encoding glycosyltransferase family 2 protein; this encodes MSPQAVVNENEWRVLALRRSGHHAVIHWIIRQCQGPGLFLNDCRLTSDRRLLGNRFSRYFNMDPRQAERDLAGLELAPKQLYIYNLEDLSGEDFQKLTEAARPRGGSRRLMDIAVVRDPFNWAASRQQAEPQLDLAGEGLIERWKNHLRLARRRQDEDDFLVIYFSRWVCERDYRRQICRRLDIPFTDSGFQEVELPGISSFDASQVALDNQIVLQRWKKRVWDERYRQWMADEELLELASEAGARDTLRLFRAAARPAISVVLPTYNRADLIGETIESVRCQSRGDWELLVVDDGSEDETGQVVRSFPDPRIRYFPQQATRSISAPRNRGLRRARGRLIAMLDSDDLWEADKLEVQSEALGRHASAGWSWTGYMTFDSRGPLRHNHYPILESTHQPDLFVGDVLQLLLETRFVIYTSTLLISADLLRRTGPLNEELTWGDHDFIVRLGEHSPALVIKRQLARIRKHEGNTAGDSPVGFQEAIYSLRRARRRGKVAGVRYRTAMARLRLNFGASLMGRGHRWRGCRQILAAFGLQPRWSTLSMLWRGRRR
- a CDS encoding PQQ-binding-like beta-propeller repeat protein translates to MLARAVLAAILLCLPSQAADWPQFRGSDQDGRVDDPALRDVEGLAFETRWTRQVGSGYSGLVIAEGRVYTMGSQPQGDYVLAFDAESGEEVWRARISPVYRGHDGSDDGPISTPAFSQGRLYALSAHGHLAAFDAADGSVLWRRHLVEDFQGVAPYYGYSTSPLVEGDLLVIQTGAPQGILAALDKNSGELRWTALPGQAEYQTPLLTELAGRRQLIASSAKEVAGLDPSSGEILWKHTFEEASIDPHIVPAKEAGFLVTRSSQAVFFKLRRQGEAWQAEEQWRTRSFKNTHSVPVYFQGHFYGYNGRFLTCVNVDTGQDAWKSRPPGGHNLTLVGNTFLVLASGELAAFKADPAQYREIGSRQIFNRRDTWTAPAFAGGRIYLRDLDEIAAVDPRPHVETVVRVDRPEPDLMRGPFGQFIRRLEQAPDSRKEALIEEFMEGQEGFPLVEDRVVHFVFRGPAEDVAIRGDMTGGVQDAPFFRVEGTDFYFRSFRAESDAAAWQYHLRHFEEVLTDPLNPKVIETPDGPRSFASLPQWKEPELPAAPGPQRLRRHEIESRHMGRNIALQVLLPPSFQVDETYPLALFLSDHARNFGHFDRWLEKRTAEGAAPVVAAFLEINRPFFQVWFLRQRGDGAIRMLGEEVFPFLKDRYPLAEGDGHMVIGHGEAGPGALLAALLFPQHFGRAAMQSAVLSDDEIRQELIPRLEEDSDQRIFISYSLHDRSWRPLMDFDVAGSSRFLAAELRTRGYEVEVRPSAGGHNWPTWRAQGGHLLEFLHSP
- a CDS encoding glycosyltransferase family 4 protein, translating into MQQAKNIKDPEAGKRVRPPLRVGIVVSSLGLLPGGTETRAVQLALQLSRRGHQVWLAGGRWPRRRLPRPLAESGLEVIRIPVPPADWRVWRVLGGLTEFRAFSWQRRIFQGLAQLSPRLRRRTREADVTFTLHVRDTLWMSRRRRRLGKAHVSYFTGGSRRLADQDASQVRVANPRVLDPGHPSGQSGFDGVFQPGIPQRLLDDESYQVRPRARRLLFVGRLEHNNGPLDVLEIFSLLSRDLPDLQLSYVGRGVQSEATRRAAKRKGLLDRISFTGTLEQEEVWEHMKGADVLVMPLRHGHFPITLLEAAALGLPLATSDIPGVRNGCAPESLKLPLDQPAIWARELARLLGDEKRRRHMSQSGRLFAAPFTWERAAAEMEEMFYLALDRAASP
- a CDS encoding BTAD domain-containing putative transcriptional regulator produces the protein MPGLAVYLLGPPRLQLEGEPCELSRRKSLALIAYLAVQGEGVRRDALSSFLWPEYDSRRSRANLRQNLASLLRRGLGPYLRSTRSLVELKRGSQVWIDVGEFRQCLKRKTANSYDFDSLGQMVSLFRGDFMEGFSLPDSPEFDDWQSYQSESLRSLYQSAVEKLVEGRIAQGRLQEAMSAAQSWLRLDPLCESAHRDIMKLHAWMGRRADALRQYRHCVQRLDRELDVKPEVETSALYQSIVDGEINPRNAPRQVEEQHLPE
- a CDS encoding MarR family transcriptional regulator, with translation MPKLTKTAEQFILHWGEMGTRWGINRTVAQIHALLYLSPQPLNAEDISKTLSVARSNVSTSLRELQSWGLVKIVHILGDRRDHFESMKDVWEMFQLILSERKRREIDPTLAMLRQCMEQAEQDEDGSDRFTQERLQHMLDFFETMTSLYKEFSSLSPSTLRGLAKLKGRMEKLLVTVRPSS
- the gdhA gene encoding NADP-specific glutamate dehydrogenase — encoded protein: MDLDSFLKRVRERNPGETEFHQAVEEVAATLADFIEKRPKYEKGRVLERLTEPDRIIIFRVCWEDDEGNVRINRGYRVQFNNAIGPYKGGLRFHPSVNLSILKFLGFEQVFKNALTTLPMGGAKGGSDFNPRGRSDREVMRFCHAFMSELYRHIGKDADVPAGDIGVGAREVSYLFGQYKRLTNEWTGTITGKGLDFGGSPVRTEATGYGCVYFVQNMLKRNDDSLAGKTCLISGSGNVAQYTAEKLIDLGARAVTLSDSDGFIHDAEGLTREKLDWVKELKNERRGRIREYAEEFGVDYFPGEKPWVKIPCDVAFPSATQNEILKQDALALVENGCIAVGEGANMPSNADAVEVFLEGRLLYGPSKAANAGGVAISGLEMTQNSIRQTWTREQVDRRLQEIMHDIHEKCVKYGLGEDGYVNYPKGANVAAFRKVGDTLLAYGIL